A genomic window from Pseudoalteromonas piratica includes:
- a CDS encoding flavin-containing monooxygenase — MKQVIIIGAGHAGLATAYLLMQKGYRKVVILEASDRVGTAWRTRYEGLTLFTSKRYSALPGMKMSGHADDYPSKQEFVEYLEHYATTFSLDIRFNNKVIDVQNELDGFTVSCSNGEIYLSKMLFVCTGAFQIPHSFQLSRHAFYHGRVFTPESIADRHLTCINENWLVIGDGASGRQLAKMLAEKNQVVLSTGKQRKFLPQRLFGKDIFFWLDKLGLTWLSKRRWLAKRIQMKDPFPADGITNNQLAKLGIKLHERFDLNNLKSKSQLHLYGNAIDKVIIATGYTNNFSWLEGCLFRQNVDKPIYERAREIRGLYLLSQPWLSCRGSGLIMGIEHDFNRLNLLEC, encoded by the coding sequence ATGAAACAGGTAATTATTATAGGTGCGGGACATGCGGGTTTGGCGACGGCCTATTTATTAATGCAAAAAGGTTATCGCAAGGTGGTTATCTTAGAAGCCTCCGATAGAGTCGGTACCGCTTGGCGAACTCGTTATGAGGGCTTAACTCTCTTTACTTCCAAGCGATACAGTGCATTACCGGGCATGAAAATGTCGGGTCATGCTGACGATTACCCATCAAAACAGGAGTTTGTTGAATATCTTGAGCACTATGCCACAACATTTTCGTTGGATATTCGATTTAACAATAAGGTCATTGATGTGCAAAATGAACTTGATGGCTTTACGGTAAGCTGCAGTAATGGTGAAATTTACCTTAGTAAAATGCTGTTTGTATGTACTGGTGCATTTCAAATTCCTCATTCTTTTCAGCTTAGTCGTCATGCTTTTTATCACGGTAGAGTGTTTACGCCAGAATCGATTGCTGATCGTCATTTAACTTGTATAAACGAAAATTGGTTAGTGATTGGTGATGGTGCGAGTGGTCGCCAACTTGCCAAAATGTTAGCTGAAAAGAATCAGGTTGTATTATCAACAGGTAAACAGCGCAAGTTTTTACCACAGCGTTTATTTGGCAAAGATATTTTCTTTTGGCTTGATAAACTTGGTCTTACTTGGCTAAGTAAGCGTCGTTGGCTCGCGAAAAGAATACAAATGAAAGACCCTTTTCCCGCTGATGGTATTACAAATAATCAATTAGCAAAATTAGGCATTAAATTGCATGAACGCTTTGATTTGAATAATTTAAAGAGTAAATCGCAACTTCATCTTTATGGAAACGCGATTGATAAGGTAATTATCGCCACTGGCTATACCAATAACTTTTCGTGGCTTGAAGGGTGTTTATTCCGTCAAAATGTTGATAAACCAATATATGAACGAGCGAGAGAAATTCGCGGATTGTATCTACTGTCACAGCCTTGGCTGAGTTGCCGTGGCTCAGGATTAATTATGGGCATTGAGCATGATTTTAATCGATTAAACTTGCTCGAATGTTAG
- a CDS encoding virulence factor BrkB family protein — translation MQNKIDYAQMFQHLGNGVSYIGFWVKGYIKRCLDDQITVNAGYLAYVTLLSLVPMLAVVFAIFSAFPVFQEFRATIENFIFNNFVPTSSETIKEHIGAFTGNANKMTAMGIGFLIVVALFLIRNVDATLNRIWRTQKKRPVVISFAVYWMVLTLGPVLLGASLGVTSYIVSLATYADEGIPGFSGFLLGLLPYVISTAGFMLIYTIVPNIRVPIKASLPGAMFAALLFELSKKGFAAYVSNFPSYEVIYGALATIPILFVWVYLSWIVVLLGAEFTVSLQHTFGKQNRPLVVNEEEA, via the coding sequence ATGCAGAACAAAATCGACTATGCACAGATGTTTCAGCACTTAGGTAATGGAGTGAGCTACATTGGCTTTTGGGTAAAAGGTTACATTAAGCGTTGTTTAGATGACCAAATAACCGTTAACGCAGGTTATTTAGCGTATGTGACGTTATTGTCTTTGGTGCCAATGTTGGCAGTGGTGTTTGCGATATTTTCAGCATTCCCTGTATTTCAGGAATTTCGTGCCACCATTGAAAATTTTATCTTTAATAACTTTGTGCCAACCTCATCAGAAACAATTAAAGAACATATCGGCGCCTTTACAGGAAATGCAAACAAAATGACCGCTATGGGCATCGGCTTTTTAATTGTTGTGGCATTGTTTCTAATTCGCAATGTAGACGCTACGCTTAATCGTATTTGGCGCACTCAGAAAAAACGCCCTGTTGTTATTTCATTTGCGGTGTATTGGATGGTATTAACACTTGGCCCAGTGTTGTTGGGGGCTAGTTTAGGTGTGACATCTTATATTGTTAGCTTGGCAACTTATGCTGATGAAGGGATCCCGGGTTTTAGTGGCTTTTTATTGGGGCTTTTGCCTTATGTCATTTCAACCGCTGGATTTATGCTGATTTACACCATAGTGCCTAATATCCGTGTGCCGATAAAGGCGTCTTTACCAGGCGCTATGTTTGCGGCTTTACTGTTTGAATTAAGTAAAAAAGGTTTTGCTGCTTATGTTAGTAACTTTCCATCTTACGAAGTCATTTACGGCGCTTTAGCAACCATTCCTATTTTATTTGTATGGGTTTATCTTTCGTGGATTGTTGTTTTATTGGGTGCTGAGTTTACTGTGTCACTTCAGCATACTTTTGGCAAACAAAATCGCCCGTTAGTTGTTAATGAAGAGGAAGCGTAA
- a CDS encoding GNAT family N-acetyltransferase encodes MQPLTQTQFETDKVVLEQLQYHHLDDLLKAGQHQEIWQYVLSNYCKDKDTLEHWFNETAQYQADRQLPLVIIDKSTEQLVGSTRLFALDFNHDKLEIGHTFITPEFQRCHINTHAKYLLLRYAFEQLGAARVELRTHENNQKSRNAIARLGAQFEGIAWQDRKLIDGSYRNSAIFSITHTIWPNVKQLLEAKL; translated from the coding sequence ATGCAACCACTAACACAAACTCAATTTGAAACGGATAAGGTCGTTTTAGAGCAGCTACAATATCATCATTTAGATGACTTATTAAAAGCGGGTCAACATCAAGAAATTTGGCAATATGTGCTCAGTAATTACTGCAAAGATAAAGATACGCTTGAACATTGGTTTAATGAAACGGCGCAGTACCAAGCTGATAGGCAATTACCGCTTGTGATTATTGATAAAAGCACTGAACAACTGGTTGGTAGCACACGACTATTTGCCCTTGATTTTAATCACGATAAGCTTGAGATTGGCCATACGTTTATTACCCCCGAGTTTCAGCGTTGTCATATCAATACACATGCAAAGTATCTGCTTTTACGCTATGCATTTGAACAACTTGGTGCAGCCCGTGTAGAGCTACGCACCCATGAAAATAATCAGAAATCACGCAATGCTATCGCCCGATTAGGCGCGCAATTTGAAGGCATTGCATGGCAAGATAGAAAGCTGATTGACGGTAGCTACCGAAATAGCGCAATATTTAGTATCACCCACACAATTTGGCCAAATGTAAAACAGTTGTTAGAGGCAAAGTTATAA
- a CDS encoding TonB-dependent receptor domain-containing protein, translated as MKNLSLLAISVKSALFAGAVATMPAMAQEETNAEGEVERIQVTGSRIARPELSQPTPIISIGQEEIAKSGLPDLGSVLADLPAVGATNTLVGNNDSNSAAGLSSADLRRLGASRTLVLVDGKRHVAGAPGSAQVDLNAIPSALIQTIEIITGGASAIYGSDAVSGVINVILRKDYEGLEFNAQYGNSTEGVGTENYSFGIVAGADMADGRGNVTFFAEQSNVAEVMANDLRQTSAWGTVTNPEDTGEDDGIADRLTVPNVMSERISRNGVINPFGSAGSIWTFNNAGVAELMPERDMTNSFAFGSFPDGCAYCFSTQDYENVYPAVAKTTVGSTFNFDLSDNVNLYSDFKYVRSDIQQQFQPSFRFGNVSINVEENAFLDNNLRQSLLDDGVTSVRFSKFFDELGNRSADNRRELFRFVTGTQGFFTLSETDFDFDVYYSYGRTDNIRKTLNDLIPDNFVAALDSVIDPETGKAACRSQVASAQGEGYEDPASVNGADCVAYNPFGLGNASAEARDWVSADVTRTDKITQQFVGGSLAFDTAEFFSLPGGAVGIATGFEYREESSETVTDEFAKAGFLTTAATPDSYGEYDVTEGFVEVSLPILAGVFLAEELTLDAAYRYADYSHAGSTDAWKVGLMWAPLEELRVRGTYGQAVRAPNITEAFSPQSPGFARVSDPCDADNIGDDADRASNCAAIGMPPGFEANDNVSVDLISGGNPNLMPEESTSLTAGFVWTPEYIENFSATVDYYDIEIEDAISFIAAQSVADNCVDATGGPDLNFCGQVDRDPETFDITLVRSGYLNAAALTTRGIEAQFNWAPNFNIDGNLKFNLLVNHLMELEDFEFQNRPDEVNVEDGELGDPSWQGRFSADYALNDWKVTWTTRFVDRSARIDLSPEGDTPEDLNPAYVGSIITHDISGTYNITDNAYIDVGIRNLTDKLPPAYISASGSNESIYDAVGRRIFTNFKVRF; from the coding sequence TTGAAAAACTTAAGCTTATTAGCAATTAGTGTTAAATCAGCACTTTTTGCAGGCGCTGTTGCTACAATGCCAGCAATGGCCCAAGAAGAAACAAACGCGGAAGGCGAAGTTGAGCGTATTCAAGTAACTGGTTCTCGTATTGCGCGTCCAGAACTTTCTCAACCAACGCCAATCATTTCAATCGGTCAAGAAGAAATCGCTAAATCTGGTTTACCAGACTTAGGTAGTGTTCTAGCGGACCTTCCAGCAGTTGGTGCAACAAACACACTTGTTGGTAACAACGATAGCAACTCAGCTGCGGGCCTTTCATCTGCTGACTTACGTCGTTTAGGTGCTTCTCGTACGCTAGTACTAGTTGACGGTAAACGCCACGTAGCTGGTGCACCAGGTTCAGCTCAGGTTGACTTAAACGCGATCCCTTCTGCACTTATTCAAACTATCGAAATCATCACTGGTGGTGCTTCAGCAATCTACGGTTCTGACGCTGTTTCTGGTGTAATTAACGTTATTTTACGTAAAGATTACGAAGGTCTTGAGTTTAACGCTCAATACGGTAACTCTACAGAAGGCGTAGGTACTGAAAACTATTCTTTCGGTATCGTAGCTGGTGCTGATATGGCTGATGGCCGTGGTAACGTTACATTCTTTGCTGAGCAAAGTAACGTTGCAGAAGTAATGGCTAATGACCTTCGTCAAACAAGTGCTTGGGGTACTGTAACAAACCCTGAAGATACTGGTGAAGATGATGGTATTGCTGACCGTTTAACTGTACCAAATGTAATGTCAGAGCGTATTAGCCGAAACGGTGTTATCAACCCATTCGGTTCTGCTGGCAGCATCTGGACATTCAACAACGCAGGCGTTGCAGAATTAATGCCTGAGCGTGATATGACGAACAGCTTTGCATTTGGTAGCTTCCCAGATGGTTGTGCTTACTGTTTCAGCACGCAAGATTACGAAAACGTTTACCCAGCAGTAGCTAAGACAACAGTTGGCTCAACGTTTAACTTTGATTTATCTGACAATGTAAATCTATACAGCGATTTCAAATACGTTCGTTCAGACATTCAACAGCAATTCCAACCTTCTTTCCGCTTTGGTAACGTTTCTATCAACGTAGAAGAGAATGCTTTCTTAGACAACAACCTACGTCAATCTCTACTTGATGATGGTGTAACGTCAGTACGTTTCTCTAAGTTCTTTGATGAACTAGGTAACCGTAGCGCTGACAACCGTCGTGAATTATTCCGTTTTGTTACGGGTACACAAGGTTTCTTCACTCTAAGTGAAACAGACTTTGACTTCGACGTTTATTACTCATACGGTCGTACGGATAACATCCGTAAGACACTAAATGACTTAATCCCAGATAACTTTGTTGCTGCACTAGATTCAGTAATTGACCCAGAGACTGGTAAAGCTGCATGTCGTAGCCAAGTTGCTAGCGCTCAAGGTGAAGGTTATGAAGATCCTGCAAGCGTAAATGGCGCAGACTGTGTTGCTTACAACCCATTTGGTTTAGGTAATGCATCAGCTGAAGCGCGTGACTGGGTTTCTGCAGACGTAACTCGTACAGATAAAATCACTCAGCAATTTGTTGGTGGTTCATTAGCATTTGACACTGCTGAATTCTTCAGCCTACCAGGTGGTGCTGTTGGTATTGCAACAGGTTTTGAATACCGTGAAGAATCATCAGAAACTGTAACTGATGAATTTGCAAAAGCTGGTTTCCTTACAACTGCTGCAACACCTGATTCATACGGTGAGTACGATGTAACTGAAGGTTTCGTAGAAGTTAGCTTACCAATTTTAGCGGGTGTATTCCTTGCTGAAGAACTAACTCTTGATGCTGCATACCGTTATGCTGATTACTCGCACGCGGGTAGCACTGATGCATGGAAAGTTGGTTTAATGTGGGCACCACTTGAAGAACTTCGTGTTCGTGGTACATACGGTCAAGCGGTACGTGCTCCAAACATCACTGAAGCATTCTCGCCACAATCTCCAGGTTTTGCTCGTGTGAGCGATCCATGTGATGCGGACAACATTGGTGATGATGCAGATCGTGCGTCAAACTGTGCTGCAATCGGCATGCCTCCTGGCTTTGAAGCGAACGATAACGTGTCTGTTGACCTAATCAGTGGTGGTAACCCTAACCTGATGCCAGAAGAGTCAACTTCACTAACAGCAGGTTTTGTATGGACTCCTGAGTACATTGAAAACTTCTCTGCAACAGTTGACTACTACGATATTGAAATTGAAGATGCAATTTCATTCATCGCTGCGCAAAGTGTTGCTGATAACTGTGTTGATGCGACTGGCGGTCCAGACTTAAACTTCTGTGGTCAAGTAGACCGTGACCCTGAAACATTCGATATTACACTAGTTCGCTCTGGTTACTTAAACGCAGCAGCACTAACAACTCGTGGTATCGAAGCACAGTTCAACTGGGCTCCAAACTTCAATATCGACGGTAACTTAAAGTTCAACCTACTAGTTAACCACCTAATGGAACTAGAAGATTTTGAATTCCAAAACCGTCCTGACGAAGTAAACGTTGAAGATGGTGAGCTAGGTGATCCATCATGGCAGGGTCGTTTCTCAGCAGATTACGCTCTAAATGACTGGAAAGTAACGTGGACAACTCGTTTTGTTGATCGCTCAGCACGTATTGACCTTTCTCCAGAGGGTGATACGCCTGAAGATCTGAACCCAGCATACGTTGGTTCAATCATTACTCACGACATCTCAGGTACTTATAACATTACTGATAATGCTTATATCGATGTAGGTATTCGTAACTTAACTGATAAGTTACCGCCAGCTTATATCTCAGCGAGTGGTTCTAACGAATCAATCTACGATGCTGTAGGCCGTCGTATCTTCACTAACTTTAAAGTACGTTTCTAA
- a CDS encoding methyltransferase domain-containing protein, with product MQKTSLGTCTVRQLNNLRWLLINNTLQSICNVEHPEYFLLPHLQQLAALWKKTNEPKSVLEVGLGGGVIRNFIANKFPQCGVTTIEKSSEVIALYQQYFAKENGQNIINADITKLEMTQKFDWIVLDLFSQQDCPIFLFQSDFYEKIKAMFENSNNRHLFINFICESKQQLNQLHEVLHKVFEVNIAIYPIENYNNKIVHLHF from the coding sequence TTGCAAAAAACATCTCTTGGCACGTGTACTGTAAGGCAACTAAATAACCTACGTTGGTTACTCATAAACAATACTTTGCAATCGATTTGTAATGTGGAGCATCCCGAGTATTTTTTACTACCTCATTTACAACAGCTTGCTGCGCTATGGAAGAAAACAAACGAGCCTAAAAGTGTATTGGAAGTTGGCCTTGGCGGCGGAGTGATTCGAAACTTCATTGCCAACAAATTTCCTCAATGTGGTGTTACTACTATCGAAAAAAGCTCGGAAGTAATCGCACTCTATCAACAATATTTTGCCAAAGAAAATGGGCAAAATATTATCAACGCAGATATTACTAAACTTGAAATGACGCAAAAATTCGATTGGATAGTGCTCGACTTATTCAGTCAACAAGATTGCCCTATTTTCCTCTTTCAATCTGACTTTTACGAGAAAATAAAGGCCATGTTTGAAAACTCAAACAATCGTCATTTATTTATAAATTTTATTTGTGAAAGCAAGCAACAACTTAACCAATTACACGAAGTGCTGCATAAGGTTTTTGAGGTAAACATCGCGATTTACCCCATTGAAAATTACAATAACAAAATAGTTCACTTACACTTCTAA
- the pdxR gene encoding MocR-like pyridoxine biosynthesis transcription factor PdxR → MRLLTISVNSKEKKYLAIATGIRTAIISGQLKPQDRLPASRDLAEQLNVNRHTIMAACDELVAQGYLESLPRIGYQVVSVLPVEGSVPNELTEAQQFNLEHLFKPPSVSLSTTDLNVHFNFAGGLPDITQFPMKVFKSHLNTALKQLDLDSLHYQGTLGNSKLREQIKKYLIRARGLSSSEILVTNGSQEALFIVAQAVLQSGDNVAIEQLSYPPACAALSSNGANLITIEQDKFGINPESLEQILATRKIKLLYLTPLHQYPTTVTLSPQRRSQIYQLAQKHDFLILEDDYDHEFHYRCSPLVPMAANDPDGRVIYISTFSKIMFAGARLGYVSAHAKVIEYLANSKKIINHKTECVLQHAVANWMNEGDFERHLRKMTQLYLARRDHLVQLLRDYQSAGYPISFEIPDGGMAIWLGCKRELAGFTAIAKKQGIFIQCQQDFNDSYTACDSQGYQYIRLGFASMDDETRIQAMRALIELLFPSFRV, encoded by the coding sequence ATGCGTTTACTGACTATTTCAGTTAATTCAAAAGAAAAAAAATACTTAGCCATTGCCACAGGTATTCGCACGGCGATTATATCAGGACAACTAAAACCACAAGATAGATTACCTGCAAGTAGAGATTTAGCAGAACAGCTTAATGTGAATCGTCATACTATTATGGCTGCATGCGATGAATTAGTGGCGCAGGGATATTTAGAAAGTTTGCCTCGTATCGGTTATCAAGTGGTTTCTGTTTTACCGGTGGAAGGATCTGTACCAAATGAATTGACTGAAGCTCAGCAATTTAACTTAGAGCATTTATTTAAACCGCCAAGCGTTAGCTTATCAACTACAGATTTAAACGTTCATTTTAATTTTGCTGGTGGCTTGCCAGATATAACGCAGTTTCCAATGAAGGTGTTTAAAAGCCATTTAAATACTGCATTAAAACAGTTGGATCTCGATAGTTTGCATTACCAAGGCACGCTCGGTAATAGCAAACTACGTGAGCAAATTAAAAAGTACTTAATAAGAGCTCGTGGACTTTCGTCGAGCGAGATACTGGTGACAAATGGCTCACAAGAAGCATTATTTATTGTGGCGCAAGCGGTGTTACAAAGTGGCGATAATGTGGCGATTGAGCAGCTAAGCTATCCGCCAGCGTGTGCTGCACTTAGCTCAAATGGTGCAAATTTGATTACCATTGAACAAGATAAATTTGGCATAAACCCCGAGAGCTTAGAGCAAATTTTAGCGACTAGGAAAATCAAGCTTTTGTACTTAACGCCATTGCATCAATATCCAACAACAGTGACATTATCCCCGCAGCGTCGAAGTCAAATTTATCAATTAGCGCAAAAACATGATTTTTTAATTTTAGAAGATGACTACGATCACGAGTTTCACTATCGATGCTCACCTTTAGTACCAATGGCGGCAAATGATCCCGATGGGCGTGTTATTTATATTTCGACGTTCTCAAAAATTATGTTTGCAGGTGCGCGCTTGGGTTATGTTTCAGCACATGCAAAAGTGATTGAATACTTGGCCAATAGTAAAAAAATAATTAATCACAAAACTGAATGTGTACTTCAGCATGCAGTTGCTAATTGGATGAATGAAGGAGATTTTGAAAGGCATTTGCGTAAAATGACTCAGCTTTATTTAGCTCGAAGAGATCATCTGGTGCAGTTACTGCGCGATTATCAGTCTGCTGGTTATCCTATTTCCTTCGAGATTCCGGATGGTGGCATGGCCATTTGGCTTGGTTGTAAGCGAGAACTTGCAGGTTTTACAGCAATTGCAAAAAAACAAGGCATTTTTATACAATGCCAGCAAGATTTTAATGATAGCTATACGGCTTGCGACAGCCAAGGCTATCAGTACATAAGGTTGGGCTTTGCTAGTATGGATGATGAAACACGCATTCAGGCTATGCGTGCTTTAATCGAATTACTCTTCCCTAGTTTTCGCGTTTAG
- a CDS encoding helix-turn-helix domain-containing protein, giving the protein MKTRFLVHQNVYVILNEKLMAVDHHHQFIQINLFQPGAKVTIGQTEICTPCLMIASNVEHAIQTDFPVITLLVDNFSMLGKQLTHLIQCQHSDKRGYISLKHIKSHQLWQCFNAKKGDVAQALYELFDSIVCHHEHLTSALDSRIDNVLTYLNNLDNPEKSLNQFATMVNLSQSRLSHLFAQQVGMPFRSYQRYLRFKRLMPLLARGYDLTQAAHEVGFSDAAHLSRECKKLFGIQPKQLKGKLTFEQV; this is encoded by the coding sequence ATGAAAACGCGCTTTTTAGTGCACCAAAATGTGTACGTCATACTTAACGAAAAATTGATGGCTGTCGATCATCACCATCAATTTATCCAAATAAATTTATTTCAGCCTGGCGCTAAAGTAACCATTGGCCAAACAGAGATTTGCACTCCTTGCTTGATGATTGCAAGCAATGTAGAGCATGCTATCCAAACTGATTTTCCAGTAATCACGCTGCTAGTTGATAACTTTAGTATGCTTGGCAAACAGTTGACACACTTAATTCAGTGTCAGCACTCTGATAAAAGAGGTTATATCAGCCTAAAACACATCAAATCACACCAGCTCTGGCAATGCTTTAATGCTAAAAAAGGAGATGTTGCTCAGGCTCTTTATGAGTTATTCGACAGCATTGTGTGTCATCACGAGCACCTGACTTCAGCGTTGGACTCTCGCATTGATAACGTACTGACCTATTTAAATAACTTAGATAACCCTGAAAAAAGCCTCAACCAATTCGCAACTATGGTTAACTTGTCGCAAAGTCGCTTATCCCATTTGTTTGCTCAGCAAGTTGGTATGCCATTTAGAAGTTACCAGCGATACTTACGCTTTAAACGTTTAATGCCACTACTTGCACGCGGCTATGATTTAACACAAGCTGCCCATGAAGTAGGGTTTAGCGATGCAGCGCACCTAAGTCGTGAGTGTAAAAAACTGTTTGGTATTCAACCTAAACAACTAAAGGGAAAACTAACATTCGAGCAAGTTTAA
- the dtd gene encoding D-aminoacyl-tRNA deacylase has protein sequence MQGLIQRVSEAKVVVEGEVVGEIGQGILLLLGVEKGDDQHKADRLLHKVSGYRIFSDDEGKMNLSLKGIDGELLVVSQFTLAADTKKGMRPSFSSAAVPALGEELYEYFVKQAKASLNTVQTGQFGADMKVHLVNDGPVTFRLEV, from the coding sequence ATGCAAGGTTTAATTCAACGGGTTAGTGAAGCCAAAGTGGTCGTTGAAGGTGAGGTTGTCGGAGAAATAGGTCAAGGTATTTTATTATTACTTGGTGTCGAAAAGGGCGATGATCAACATAAAGCCGATAGATTACTGCACAAAGTATCTGGATACCGAATTTTTTCAGATGATGAAGGTAAAATGAATTTGAGCCTAAAGGGTATTGATGGTGAGCTATTAGTTGTATCACAATTTACTTTAGCAGCAGATACCAAAAAAGGCATGCGCCCAAGCTTTTCATCTGCCGCAGTACCAGCATTAGGTGAAGAGCTTTATGAGTACTTTGTCAAGCAGGCTAAAGCAAGTTTGAATACAGTGCAAACAGGGCAATTTGGTGCTGATATGAAAGTGCATTTAGTTAATGATGGGCCCGTGACATTTCGCTTAGAAGTGTAA
- a CDS encoding MBL fold metallo-hydrolase RNA specificity domain-containing protein → MKLTFIGAASTVTGSKHLLEIDNLKILIDCGLYQGIKNYRTRNWQSLPFDIAQLDAVLLTHAHIDHSGYIPLLYKQGFKGPIFCSHDTLKLCEVLLPDAGFLQEEDAKYANKKKFSKHSPAEPLYTLNDAKKSLSLFVPLDYHHLVEVLPNVEIKLKPNGHILGAASIELNAQRKTLVFSGDVGRQDDPIMYPPEAIASCDLLVVEATYGDRRHVAIDTKQILADAINDTFKRGGIFLMPSFAVGRAQLILHLIAELKKEQRIPNVPVYLNSPMAIKVTDLYEKAHKHHKLTKEQCQAIDDMTEFVKTQEESELLNSRHLPCIIVSASGMASGGRVLHHLKSLLPDDKHTVAFLGFQAAGTRGEALVNGAERVKIHGEYVEVRANILHLDSLSAHGDYQDILNWLQQAKSLPKQIYINHGEVSACEAMRCHIKEQLGIDAKVAEYLECVKL, encoded by the coding sequence ATGAAATTAACATTTATCGGGGCAGCAAGTACAGTGACAGGTTCAAAACACCTGCTTGAAATAGATAATCTGAAAATATTAATCGATTGCGGCCTTTATCAAGGCATAAAAAATTACCGCACTCGCAATTGGCAATCTCTACCATTTGACATAGCACAACTAGATGCAGTGCTCTTAACTCATGCACATATTGACCACTCAGGCTATATACCTCTTTTATACAAGCAGGGTTTTAAAGGACCGATTTTTTGCTCTCACGACACACTAAAGCTCTGCGAAGTACTCTTACCTGATGCAGGTTTTTTACAAGAAGAAGATGCTAAATATGCTAATAAAAAGAAGTTTTCAAAGCACTCCCCGGCAGAACCTCTCTACACTTTAAATGATGCTAAGAAGTCATTATCACTGTTTGTACCACTCGACTACCACCACTTAGTCGAGGTACTACCGAATGTTGAAATCAAATTAAAACCAAATGGGCATATTTTAGGGGCAGCCAGTATCGAATTGAATGCTCAACGTAAAACACTTGTATTTAGTGGTGATGTCGGCAGGCAAGATGATCCGATCATGTATCCGCCAGAGGCGATTGCATCATGTGATTTACTGGTAGTAGAAGCAACTTATGGTGATAGACGACATGTAGCAATCGATACAAAGCAAATTCTTGCTGATGCCATCAATGACACCTTTAAACGCGGGGGTATTTTTCTAATGCCTTCTTTTGCAGTAGGACGCGCACAGTTAATTTTACATTTAATCGCTGAACTTAAAAAAGAGCAGCGCATTCCCAATGTCCCCGTTTACCTCAATAGTCCAATGGCTATTAAAGTCACCGATCTTTATGAAAAAGCGCACAAACATCACAAACTCACAAAAGAGCAATGCCAAGCAATTGACGATATGACTGAGTTTGTTAAAACCCAAGAGGAATCTGAGCTACTCAACAGTCGTCATTTACCTTGTATTATTGTCTCTGCCAGTGGCATGGCAAGTGGCGGCCGCGTATTGCATCACCTAAAAAGTTTACTGCCAGATGATAAACACACCGTCGCTTTTTTAGGTTTTCAAGCTGCTGGTACCCGAGGTGAGGCTTTAGTCAATGGTGCTGAAAGAGTAAAAATTCACGGTGAATATGTCGAAGTTAGAGCAAATATCTTGCACTTAGATTCACTTTCTGCCCATGGCGACTATCAAGATATTCTTAATTGGCTGCAACAAGCAAAGTCGCTACCAAAACAAATTTATATTAACCATGGTGAAGTCAGCGCATGCGAAGCAATGCGATGCCATATAAAAGAGCAATTGGGTATTGATGCAAAAGTAGCTGAGTATTTGGAATGCGTTAAACTATGA
- a CDS encoding DUF2959 domain-containing protein yields the protein MKKILLAVATTSLLTLSGCQTAYYSAMESVGVHKRDILIDRVEEAKESQQESQEEFQSAYERLTSLINFDGGELQKVYDQLNDDYQASKQSAEDVSNKINAVEDVAEALFDEWEDELAQYSNAKLKRDSQKKLSATKRQFEQLLRSMRRSESKMEPVLTALNDNVLYLKHNLNAQAIAAIKGEFSSLKRDIQTLMSEMNKSIADSNQFIEQMNK from the coding sequence ATGAAAAAAATACTTTTAGCAGTCGCGACAACCAGTTTGCTCACACTTTCAGGCTGCCAAACGGCTTATTACTCAGCAATGGAAAGCGTAGGTGTACACAAACGCGACATTCTTATTGACAGAGTAGAAGAAGCAAAAGAGTCACAACAAGAGTCTCAGGAAGAATTCCAATCAGCTTACGAACGCTTAACTAGCTTAATTAACTTTGATGGTGGTGAGCTACAAAAAGTTTATGACCAGCTCAATGATGATTACCAAGCAAGTAAACAATCAGCCGAAGATGTATCGAACAAAATTAATGCGGTCGAAGATGTCGCAGAAGCATTGTTTGACGAGTGGGAAGATGAATTAGCGCAATACTCAAATGCTAAACTAAAACGCGATAGTCAGAAAAAGTTGTCCGCGACAAAACGCCAATTCGAACAATTATTACGTTCAATGCGTCGCTCTGAAAGTAAAATGGAACCAGTATTAACAGCATTAAATGACAACGTTTTATACCTAAAACACAATCTTAATGCACAAGCTATTGCCGCTATTAAAGGCGAATTTTCAAGCTTAAAGCGAGACATTCAAACCTTAATGAGCGAAATGAATAAATCAATTGCCGATTCAAATCAGTTTATCGAGCAAATGAATAAGTAA